One genomic window of Corticium candelabrum chromosome 9, ooCorCand1.1, whole genome shotgun sequence includes the following:
- the LOC134184492 gene encoding uncharacterized protein LOC134184492: MPRAKNKRHILHPQAVQPTRSAGQRQRSGGLPARGTTGSVADNVLAKRAIVEALQKSYQTHERTVDAASMSKYMRNQFAFYGLRCPQRRELDRQVLSRQRSFDQGLLTSIATELWQKDQREFQYFVVDLLSKKVRDFVGSSSSHFKQASSCLLILLTTKSWWDTVDLLASGVVGPLVMKHGSVGIDLVEEWIQGDNMWLRRTALLHQLKYKEKTDSDRLFRFCLQCAHEEEVFIRKAIGWALREYHKVDPGAVERFVRRNASNLSALSKKEALKHT, translated from the coding sequence ATGCCAAGGGCAAAGAACAAGCGTCACATTTTACATCCACAAGCAGTTCAGCCTACCCGAAGTGCAGGACAACGTCAGCGATCAGGAGGACTCCCAGCGAGAGGTACGACTGGTTCTGTCGCCGACAACGTTTTGGCCAAGCGAGCGATCGTCGAGGCCTTACAGAAGTCTTACCAGACACACGAACGAACAGTAGATGCGGCTTCTATGTCCAAGTACATGAGAAACCAGTTTGCATTCTATGGCTTGAGATGTCCACAGAGGAGAGAACTAGACAGGCAGGTCTTGTCTAGGCAAAGGTCATTCGATCAGGGTCTACTAACGTCCATTGCTACTGAACTATGGCAGAAAGATCAGCGAGAGTTTCAGTACTTTGTTGTAGATTTGCTGTCAAAGAAGGTGAGAGACTTTGTTGGTTCAAGTAGCAGTCACTTCAAGCAAGCATCATCATGTTTATTGATATTGCTGACTACTAAGAGCTGGTGGGATACGGTGGATCTTTTAGCATCTGGTGTTGTGGGACCTTTAGTAATGAAACACGGTTCTGTTGGTATTGATCTTGTGGAGGAATGGATTCAGGGGGATAACATGTGGTTGAGGAGAACTGCATTGTTGCATCAACTGAAATACAAGGAGAAAACAGATTCTGATCGTCTGTTTCGGTTTTGCTTGCAGTGTGCCCATGAAGAAGAAGTGTTCATTCGAAAAGCCATTGGGTGGGCATTGAGGGAGTATCATAAAGTCGATCCTGGAGCCGTGGAACGCTTTGTGAGGAGAAATGCAAGCAATCTGTCAGCACTGAGCAAGAAAGAAGCACTGAAGCACACATAG
- the LOC134184410 gene encoding crossover junction endonuclease EME1-like isoform X1, with the protein MEESEDEDLPAFDVVSSSAVGERDVNRVLQVFPDIGLSKDEIRRHIRKSGSTEATINHILDNQLERFSEKLFPEEISEIDVTPPTQARGSVQSGNWNVDDDRSLLKSCTLHTCDEQQSDSDSSVCVLEELPLARRLKVCTSTNNHPFATLNHRKETVESDSLLSHSRGNYCLNDEDSSNNAIIVTDSLSQCSTTFSQSTSSDWSHTGDSQESDRSDSMKGSRQKLLEAERERRNQERLAKKLAKEREKLELKRAKEDLKKQAKLVKVKEKAEKQAKKAAQKASSKAERIKHVTAVVDKLIANEESVGLEIMATLNELEIKVEVVSSNVPWSVTWQRAIFKQELLHDYSEVLVPTRFVEENEVVVLWPASEFVNMVEASCHQQMSSVYHSQSTAKECVKQLVTSMSPKRCTIVIYGLEKYYRRMKTKVNREYRSAVLEATNDVATSQPKKKTKKSAEGSTVTHVNVEEVLAELSVYVPCQIHKYESGHEIGQYLARMTKAVADAPYDRRKNQTALSAILCDVGKGTVKVFEDGSGFGTLWKQQLMQFPSVSAQVAHAIASVYTSVRSLREAYKNCGSIREAQNLLQDIMVQRGVGILASNRRVGPELSRKIHAVFTSQHPDTKLQHSVEECQEK; encoded by the exons ATGGAAGAGTCTGAAGACGAAGATCTTCCAGCTTTCGATGTTGTGTCTTCTAGTGCAGTCGGCGAACGTGATGTCAATCGTGTATTGCAAGTATTTCCAGACATTGGCTTGTCGAAGGACGAGATCAGACGGCATATTCGCAAAAGCGGCAGCACAGAAGCAACAATCAATCACATTCTTGATAACCAGCTAGAG AGATTTTCAGAGAAACTTTTTCCTGAAGAAATTAGTGAGATAGATGTAACGCCTCCAACTCAAGCCAGGGGTTCCGTTCAGTCGGGAAACTGGAACGTGGATGACGACAG GTCGTTATTAAAGAGCTGTACGCTACATACTTGTGATGAACAACAGTCAGACTCAGACAgtagcgtgtgtgtgttagaaGAACTGCCTCTTGCAAGACGTCTCAAAGTTTGTACATCTACAAATAATCATCCATTTGCTACTCTCAATCATCGCAAAGAAACAGTGGAATCAGATAGTTTGTTGTCGCACAGCAGAGGAAACTATTGTCTGAATGATGAAGATTCCAGTAATAATGCTATAATTGTAACTGACAGTTTATCACAGTGCAGTACTACTTTTTCTCAGTCAACAAGTAGTGATTGGTCACATACTGGAGACTCACAAGAAAGTGATCGTTCTGACTCCATGAAAGGATCGAGACAGAAGCTTTTGGAAGCTGAAAGAGAGAGGCGAAATCAGGAGAGGCTG GCGAAGAAACTGGCTAAGGAAAGAGAAAAGTTAGAACTGAAACGTGCTAAAGAAGACTTgaagaaacaagcaaaactTGTGAAGGTGAAGGAGAAGGCAGAAAAACAG GCAAAGAAAGCAGCTCAGAAGGCATCTTCTAAAGCTGAACGTATAAAG CATGTGACTGCTGTTGTTGATAAATTGATTGCCAACGAAGAGTCAGTGGGCTTGGAGATAATGGCTACATTGAATGAGCTTGAGATCAAAGTTGAAGTTGTGTCTTCCAATGTACCTTGGAGTGTCACATGGCAGAGAGCAATCTTTAAACAGGAATTGTTACACGACTATTCTGAG GTGTTAGTGCCAACTCGTTTTGTAGAAGAAAACgaagttgttgttttgtggcCTGCCAGTGAGTTTGTTAATATGGTTGAGGCTTCTTGCCATCAGCAGATGAGCAGCGTATATCACAGTCAGTCCACTGCAAAAGAATGTGTCAAGCAACTGGTTACCAGCATGTCTCCCAAGCGATGCACTATTGTGATCTATGGATTGGAGAAATATTACAG ACGTATGAAGACGAAAGTCAATCGTGAATATCGCAGTGCTGTATTGGAAGCTACTAATGATGTAGCTACAAGTCAACCTAagaaaaagacaaagaaatCTGCTGAAGGATCGACAGTGACACATGTCAATGTAGAGGAAGTGCTGGCAGAGCTAAGTGTATACGTTCCATGTCAAATACACAAGTATGAATCTGGTCATGAGATTGGTCAATATTTGGCTAGAATGACAAAGGCAGTTGCTGATGCCCCGTACGA TCGGAGAAAAAACCAAACAGCGTTGTCAGCTATTTTGTGTGACGTTGGAAAGGGCACAGTAAAG GTGTTTGAAGATGGGTCAGGATTTGGCACACTTTGGAAGCAGCAGTTGATGCAGTTTCCTAGTGTGTCTGCACAAGTTGCTCATGCTATAGCATCTGTCTACACTTCTGTTCGATCGCTACGAGAA GCATATAAAAACTGCGGTAGCATACGTGAAGCTCAAAATCTACTACAGGACATCATG GTTCAGCGTGGAGTTGGTATTCTGGCCTCAAACAGACGTGTTGGTCCTGAGCTATCTAGAAAGATTCATGCAGTTTTCACTTCTCAACATCCTGACACAAAATTGCAGCACAGTGTGGAAGAGTGCCAAGAAAAATGA
- the LOC134184410 gene encoding crossover junction endonuclease EME1-like isoform X2, protein MMKIPSTSSDWSHTGDSQESDRSDSMKGSRQKLLEAERERRNQERLAKKLAKEREKLELKRAKEDLKKQAKLVKVKEKAEKQAKKAAQKASSKAERIKHVTAVVDKLIANEESVGLEIMATLNELEIKVEVVSSNVPWSVTWQRAIFKQELLHDYSEVLVPTRFVEENEVVVLWPASEFVNMVEASCHQQMSSVYHSQSTAKECVKQLVTSMSPKRCTIVIYGLEKYYRRMKTKVNREYRSAVLEATNDVATSQPKKKTKKSAEGSTVTHVNVEEVLAELSVYVPCQIHKYESGHEIGQYLARMTKAVADAPYDRRKNQTALSAILCDVGKGTVKVFEDGSGFGTLWKQQLMQFPSVSAQVAHAIASVYTSVRSLREAYKNCGSIREAQNLLQDIMVQRGVGILASNRRVGPELSRKIHAVFTSQHPDTKLQHSVEECQEK, encoded by the exons ATGATGAAGATTCCA TCAACAAGTAGTGATTGGTCACATACTGGAGACTCACAAGAAAGTGATCGTTCTGACTCCATGAAAGGATCGAGACAGAAGCTTTTGGAAGCTGAAAGAGAGAGGCGAAATCAGGAGAGGCTG GCGAAGAAACTGGCTAAGGAAAGAGAAAAGTTAGAACTGAAACGTGCTAAAGAAGACTTgaagaaacaagcaaaactTGTGAAGGTGAAGGAGAAGGCAGAAAAACAG GCAAAGAAAGCAGCTCAGAAGGCATCTTCTAAAGCTGAACGTATAAAG CATGTGACTGCTGTTGTTGATAAATTGATTGCCAACGAAGAGTCAGTGGGCTTGGAGATAATGGCTACATTGAATGAGCTTGAGATCAAAGTTGAAGTTGTGTCTTCCAATGTACCTTGGAGTGTCACATGGCAGAGAGCAATCTTTAAACAGGAATTGTTACACGACTATTCTGAG GTGTTAGTGCCAACTCGTTTTGTAGAAGAAAACgaagttgttgttttgtggcCTGCCAGTGAGTTTGTTAATATGGTTGAGGCTTCTTGCCATCAGCAGATGAGCAGCGTATATCACAGTCAGTCCACTGCAAAAGAATGTGTCAAGCAACTGGTTACCAGCATGTCTCCCAAGCGATGCACTATTGTGATCTATGGATTGGAGAAATATTACAG ACGTATGAAGACGAAAGTCAATCGTGAATATCGCAGTGCTGTATTGGAAGCTACTAATGATGTAGCTACAAGTCAACCTAagaaaaagacaaagaaatCTGCTGAAGGATCGACAGTGACACATGTCAATGTAGAGGAAGTGCTGGCAGAGCTAAGTGTATACGTTCCATGTCAAATACACAAGTATGAATCTGGTCATGAGATTGGTCAATATTTGGCTAGAATGACAAAGGCAGTTGCTGATGCCCCGTACGA TCGGAGAAAAAACCAAACAGCGTTGTCAGCTATTTTGTGTGACGTTGGAAAGGGCACAGTAAAG GTGTTTGAAGATGGGTCAGGATTTGGCACACTTTGGAAGCAGCAGTTGATGCAGTTTCCTAGTGTGTCTGCACAAGTTGCTCATGCTATAGCATCTGTCTACACTTCTGTTCGATCGCTACGAGAA GCATATAAAAACTGCGGTAGCATACGTGAAGCTCAAAATCTACTACAGGACATCATG GTTCAGCGTGGAGTTGGTATTCTGGCCTCAAACAGACGTGTTGGTCCTGAGCTATCTAGAAAGATTCATGCAGTTTTCACTTCTCAACATCCTGACACAAAATTGCAGCACAGTGTGGAAGAGTGCCAAGAAAAATGA
- the LOC134184919 gene encoding IQ domain-containing protein K-like isoform X2 has translation MLGDVSNLANVEDSEEQLRGGVMPENLESRPREYLKKLVFPVLLPGIEHLLKQCNQMPRRKKIHFNPIDFLAEYLYRNNPIHKDREMVLMNDVEFVQRILVTKPRPPLPLSATLTEEEAATIIQSWYRGHVARCDSDVQEFRQWMKKLRKEIDAARCIQLFWRQKQQRCNIQMSSTC, from the exons ATGTTGGGCGATGTAAGCAACCTTGCCAATGTAGAGGACAGTGAGGAACAACTGCGTGGTGGTGTTATGCCGGAAAACTTAGAGA GTAGACCTCGTGAGTATCTAAAGAAATTGGTGTTTCCAGTCCTACTACCAGGAATTGAACATTTGCTCAAGCAATGCAACCAAATGCCc AGACGTAAAAAAATTCACTTTAATCCGATCGACTTCTTGGCAGAGTATTTGTACAG GAACAATCCAATACACAAGGATAGGGAAATGGTGCTGATGAACGATGTGGAATTTGTTCAAAGAATTTTGGTTACAAA GCCTCGACCTCCTTTGCCCTTGTCTGCCACTCTAACAGAAGAGGAAGCAGCAACAATAATTCAGTCATGGTATAGAGGTCATGTG GCTCGGTGTGATAGCGATGTGCAGGAATTTAGACAGTGGATGAAGAAATTAAGAAAG GAAATTGATGCTGCCCGATGCATTCAACTGTTCTGGAGACAG AAGCAACAGAGATGTAACATACAGATGTCTTCGACATGCTAG
- the LOC134184919 gene encoding IQ domain-containing protein K-like isoform X1: MLGDVSNLANVEDSEEQLRGGVMPENLESRPREYLKKLVFPVLLPGIEHLLKQCNQMPRRKKIHFNPIDFLAEYLYRNNPIHKDREMVLMNDVEFVQRILVTKPRPPLPLSATLTEEEAATIIQSWYRGHVARCDSDVQEFRQWMKKLRKEIDAARCIQLFWRQVKGNRRTQQLVVKTPPPELSEATEM; encoded by the exons ATGTTGGGCGATGTAAGCAACCTTGCCAATGTAGAGGACAGTGAGGAACAACTGCGTGGTGGTGTTATGCCGGAAAACTTAGAGA GTAGACCTCGTGAGTATCTAAAGAAATTGGTGTTTCCAGTCCTACTACCAGGAATTGAACATTTGCTCAAGCAATGCAACCAAATGCCc AGACGTAAAAAAATTCACTTTAATCCGATCGACTTCTTGGCAGAGTATTTGTACAG GAACAATCCAATACACAAGGATAGGGAAATGGTGCTGATGAACGATGTGGAATTTGTTCAAAGAATTTTGGTTACAAA GCCTCGACCTCCTTTGCCCTTGTCTGCCACTCTAACAGAAGAGGAAGCAGCAACAATAATTCAGTCATGGTATAGAGGTCATGTG GCTCGGTGTGATAGCGATGTGCAGGAATTTAGACAGTGGATGAAGAAATTAAGAAAG GAAATTGATGCTGCCCGATGCATTCAACTGTTCTGGAGACAGGTAAAAGGAAACAGACGCACACAACAACTGGTTGTTAAGACACCACCTCCTGAACTTTCAGAAGCAACAGAGATGTAA
- the LOC134184918 gene encoding protein YIPF1-like isoform X1 has protein sequence MLSESANTVVDLDEQGVFLQSKKEDPLQLDDEGDVTFKEITGTIGSKSGGSKSDDDDGSESEDEVELLSASKAKKSAAMWKLEYWQGFFDVDTNEVLYRLLASINPRQNFIRTIRPNADLYGPVWVCTTLSFAILVAGNLSNYLQYYSRYVDKQPTGEYHWHYRFHVVTQAAVVIFAYGWLVPVLIWLLLWWRNSKSGYSLLEILSTYGYSLFVFIPVSVLWIIPLVSLQWILISFGVMASGGVLVRTFWPAFKADNKTVAAFVMLLIFAMHAAIGIGFQVYFFKSISGDSTITTNATSRSTQPTGTNSSNVEIP, from the exons ATGCTCAGCGAAAGTGCTAACACGGTGGTAGACCTCGATGAACAAGGTGTATTTCTTCAGAGCAAGAAAGAGGACCCGCTACAGCTAGACGACGAAGGTGACGTCACTTTCAAAGAGATAACAGGGACAATAGGCAGTAAGAGTGGAGGAAGCAAGAGTGATGACGATGATGGATCGGAAAGCGAAGATGAAGTGGAACTCTTGTCTGCGTCGAAGGCAAAAAAGTCTGCAGCTATGTGGAAGTTGGAGTATTGGCAAGGCTTTTTTGACGTTGATACAAATGAG GTGTTGTATCGACTTTTGGCTTCAATTAATCCACGACAAAATTTCATACGGACTATTCGTCCAAATGCTGATTTGTATGGCCCTGTTTGGGTGTGTACAACACTATCGTTTGCTATTCTAGTGGCTGGTAACTTATCTAACTATCTACAATACTATTCTCGTTATGTCGACAAACAACCGACAGGTGAATACCACTGGCATTACCGTTTTCATGTTGTGACACAAGCTGCTGTTGTGATCTTCGCATACGGATGGCTTGTTCCTGTTCTTATTTGGCTCTTACTTTGGTGGCGAAACAGCAAATCTGGTTACTCGTTGCTTGAAATACTCAGCACCTATGGCTACTCTCTATTTGTCTTCATTCCAGTGTCAGTTTTGTGGATAATTCCACTTGTATCACTGCAGTGGATTTTGATCAGTTTTGGCGTTATGGCATCTGGTGGAGTACTTGTGCGTACATTCTGGCCAGCGTTCAAGGCTGACAACAAGACAGTTGCTGCTTTTGTCATGTTGTTGATCTTTGCAATGCATGCTGCTATAGGAATTGGATTCCAAGTGTACTTTTTCAAGAGCATCAGTGGTGACAGCACGATAACAACAAATGCTACTAGTCGGTCAACTCAACCCACTGGGACAAATAGCTCGAACGTCGAGATTCCCTAG
- the LOC134184918 gene encoding uncharacterized protein LOC134184918 isoform X2 has translation MLSESANTVVDLDEQGVFLQSKKEDPLQLDDEGDVTFKEITGTIGSKSGGSKSDDDDGSESEDEVELLSASKAKKSAAMWKLEYWQGFFDVDTNEWLVTYLTIYNTILVMSTNNRQQIWLLVA, from the exons ATGCTCAGCGAAAGTGCTAACACGGTGGTAGACCTCGATGAACAAGGTGTATTTCTTCAGAGCAAGAAAGAGGACCCGCTACAGCTAGACGACGAAGGTGACGTCACTTTCAAAGAGATAACAGGGACAATAGGCAGTAAGAGTGGAGGAAGCAAGAGTGATGACGATGATGGATCGGAAAGCGAAGATGAAGTGGAACTCTTGTCTGCGTCGAAGGCAAAAAAGTCTGCAGCTATGTGGAAGTTGGAGTATTGGCAAGGCTTTTTTGACGTTGATACAAATGAG TGGCTGGTAACTTATCTAACTATCTACAATACTATTCTCGTTATGTCGACAAACAACCGACAG CAAATCTGGTTACTCGTTGCTTGA
- the LOC134183969 gene encoding protein argonaute-2-like — protein MSDRGRGRGGGQHQGRGRVRGRGRGRGHFATASATPTCPGKPIGGRTSEHEAVGSSSSASRPSLEGAQIAVSEYGTRARRRGEEEVCDKSERMGRCEAAAKGISELSLSCSPTSPLTGQALQRSQLSVPRTEPALGAVTGQAKASSCPVEGANPPTVSPSQPATSASTQAVEKRSGSGFRPPDRPGFGSVGRLIALRANRFKVSLSDKPTLAVIYHYDVKFSPELKPQRIGNDVIEEWVKKYARKLGGLRPVFDGKANLYVSRQLPEEEASYDVSFKIREDEKETNYTVTVKYAAAIPVQKLKDALAGRIQSCPQEVIQALDIIMRMTARVTLTTIGRSVFGSGPRESLGQGREMWIGYYQTVRPNLWGVDLTVDVSATAFYEERFIDEYLCEVMGWSGIRGSLSPRDRERFLVEIKGVRVVATHLPYFRKFTVCDVTKEPADKLSFDLDQEGGGSIKCTVARYFQDKYNRRLKYPSLPCLQVAPKEKKRFFPMEVCRIAPKQRCLKKLPEKLVAAMIKKTARPPAERQAQIMNFVSDANFNRDPYISQFGITVDIKMCELKGRVLPPPQLQYGGNRNLVTPRDGVWDMRGNLFLEGKRVTNWALLCFVSGGGRGGERGGGRGGRGRSGYGGGGGREGIHQCCCYTLSSQLQRISKDHAMPVVQDPVFHQHADNERQLESLFRVMKQECPNIELVVAILPQQQYNCKDIYSELKRLGDLEHEIPSQCVVDKIAKDSKPQVLSNLCLKINAKLGGINVAVPKISRCPTFKPDEAVIFFGADVTHPSPGTARDESMPSIAAVVGSIDNKACKYACQVRSQASKKEIITELQGMVRELLVEYFKRTNLKPTRVIFYRDGVSEGQFSEVLVEELRAIQRACSSLEVNYRPGITMVVVQKRHHTRFFPVDKRDGVGKSGNIPPGTVVDRVVVHPIQFDFFLCSHQGIQGTSRPTYYHVLWDDNNFTADDLQMLTYQLCHVYVRCTRSVSLPAPVYYAHLAAYRARCYPRMSHPASSSASPRKYSTMKMMYFT, from the exons ATGTCAGACAGAGGACGGGGTAGAGGCGGTGGACAACATCAAGGCCGTGGCAGAGTCCGTGGCAGAGGCCGTGGACGAGGACACTTCGCTACAGCGTCAGCAACACCCACCTGTCCCGGAAAACCAATTGGCGGTCGCACATCAGAACATGAAGCAGTTGGAAGCTCGTCTAGCGCGTCGCGTCCATCTCTTGAAGGTGCACAAATTGCAGTGTCGGAATATGGCACACGCGCTAGGCGGCGAGGAGAAGAGGAAGTTTGTGATAAGTCAGAGAGAATGGGACGGTGTGAAGCTGCGGCCAAAGGAATATCAGAATTGAGTTTATCTTGTAGCCCCACTTCTCCGCTTACTGGCCAGGCGTTACAACGTTCTCAACTTTCTGTTCCACGCACAGAACCAGCTCTAGGTGCGGTTACTGGACAGGCTAAGGCATCTTCCTGTCCTGTTGAGGGAGCAAACCCACCTACTGTGTCACCTAGTCAGCCTGCTACTAGCGCTTCAACTCAAGCTGTAGAGAAGAGAAGTGGCTCGGGATTTAGACCTCCAGATCGGCCTGGTTTTGGTTCAGTTGGGAGGctgattgcactgcgtgcgaACCGTTTTAAAGTTTCATTGTCTGATAAGCCAACGTTAGCTGTGATATATCATTATGACGTCAAGTTTAGTCCTGAGTTGAAACCTCAGAGAATTGGGAATGATGTGATTGAAGAGTGGGTGAAGAAATATGCCAGAAAATTAGGAGGATTACGTCCAGTGTTTGATGGGAAGGCGAATTTGTATGTATCCAGACAGCTGCCAGAAGAAGAG GCATCTTACGATGTCAGTTTCAAGATAAGGGAAgatgaaaaagaaacaaactatACA GTGACTGTCAAATATGCCGCTGCCATTCCAGTTCAGAAATTAAAGGATGCTCTTGCTGGACGTATACAGTCATGTCCACAAGAGGTAATACAAGCTCTGGACATCATCATGCGAATGACAGCTAGAGTGACTTTAACAACTATTGGACGATCTGTGTTTGGTTCTGGTCCTCGTGAAAGCTTAGGGCAAGGACGGGAAATGTGGATTGGCTATTACCAGACCGTCAGACCAAATTTATGGGGTGTGGATTTGACAGTTGACG TGTCAGCTACAGCTTTCTATGAGGAACGTTTCATAGATGAGTATTTGTGCGAGGTCATGGGTTGGTCGGGTATTCGTGGATCATTGTCCCCAAGAGATAGAGAGAGATTTTTAGTTGAAATTAAGG gTGTGAGAGTGGTTGCTACACATTTGCCGTATTTCCGTAAGTTTACAGTTTGTGATGTGACTAAAGAGCCAGCAGATAAGTTGAG CTTTGATCTCGATCAAGAGGGAGGCGGTTCCATTAAGTGCACTGTGGCACGATATTTTCAAGATAAATACAATCGTCGTCTTAA GTATCCGAGTCTACCATGTCTACAGGTGGCACccaaagaaaagaagagatTCTTTCCTATGGAG GTGTGTAGGATTGCCCCTAAACAGAGGTGTTTGAAGAAACTGCCTGAAAAATTAGTGGCAGCAATGATCAAg AAAACTGCACGTCCACCAGCTGAACGACAAGCACAGATAATGAATTTT GTCTCTGATGCCAACTTTAATAGGGATCCATACATCAGCCAGTTTGGCATTACCGTTGACATCAAAATGTGTGAACTTAAAGGCCGTGTGTTACCTCCACCACAGTTGCAATACGGAGGCAAC CGTAACTTGGTCACTCCCAGAGATG GTGTATGGGATATGAGAGGAAACTTGTTTTTGGAAGGAAAGCGGGTGACAAATTGGGCTTTGCTCTGCTTTGTGTCAGGTGGTGGAAGAGGAGGAGaacgaggaggaggaagaggtgGAAGAGGACGTAGTGGCTACGGTGGAGgtggaggaagggagggaatTCATCAGTGCTG TTGCTATACTTTGTCATCTCAACTACAACGAATCAGTAAAGATCATG CAATGCCAGTAGTTCAAGACCCAGTGTTTCATCAACATGCAGACAATGAACGGCAG CTTGAGAGTCTGTTCCGTGTAATGAAGCAAGAATGTCCTAATATTGAGCTGGTGGTGGCTATTCtgccacaacaacaatacaactgCAAGGATATCTACA GTGAGCTAAAGCGTTTGGGTGATCTCGAACATGAGATACCGTCACagtgtgttgttgataagatAGCAAAGGACAGTAAACCACAAGTTTTGTCAAATTTGTGTTTGAAGATCAATGCAAAGTTGGGAGGCATAAATGTGGCTGTTCCCAAAATTTCAAG ATGCCCTACATTCAAACCCGATGAGGCAGTAATATTCTTTGGTGCTGACGTTACTCATCCTTCTCCCGGAACAGCAAGAGATGAGAGCATGCCTTCCATAGCTGCA GTTGTAGGAAGCATTGACAACAAGGCATGCAAGTACGCATGTCAAGTACGATCTCAAGCATCCAAAAAG GAAATCATCACTGAACTCCAAGGAATGGTGAGAGAGTTGCTTGTAGAGTATTTCAAGCGGACAAATTTGAAACCAACTCGTGTAATCTTTTACCGTGATGGTGTGAGCGAAGGACAATTTTCGGAG GTTCTTGTTGAGGAACTACGAGCTATACAGAGAGCATGCTCATCTCTTGAAGTCAATTATCGGCCTGGCATAACAATGGTGGTTGTACAAAAGCGTCATCACACTCGTTTCTTTCCCGTTGATAAGAGAGATGGT GTCGGTAAATCTGGAAACATTCCACCTGGCACTGTTGTGGACAGAGTTGTTGTGCATCCTATTCAATTTGACTTCTTCCTTTGCAGTCACCAAGGCATACAA GGAACGAGTCGTCCTACTTACTATCATGTGCTTTGGGATGACAACAATTTTACTGCTGATGATCTCCAGATGCTAACATACCAACTCTGTCACGTTTATGTACGTTGCACGAGATCTGTATCGTTGCCAGCTCCTGTCTATTATGCCCATCTTGCTGCTTATCGAGCTCGTTGCTACCCAAG GATGAGTCACCCAGCAAGTAGTTCAGCGAGTCCAAGAAAATACAGCACGATGAAAATGATGTATTTTACTTAG